Proteins from one Lachnospiraceae bacterium KGMB03038 genomic window:
- a CDS encoding extracellular solute-binding protein — protein sequence MHQKTVFKILSCFLIAGLLLLLILAYTHFLPQAETKEEGNSITILTYKNIPLSTLDGFHDQYPNYKINIERYPKLNYLSFLDTKLIQEDSVDIIELPTEAYLEFIQEGRLLPLTSMDLFTRIRSEALDYLQQLTGSSMYFGIPYQSDYLSIWYNVSLFEKYNLEPPDDLEHFLTACTVFAQEGISPLAAGLSDDESANDLLTLLTAEAFASSEQPVSAANGFSGIDSPSYLQAFQTCYDLLGQGYLPESCFYMTDEQAFEAFLNSSYAMAVSPESSIAMINDSVLQQIDIDVCGFHVSSGQMSAPVVGSPVDSLLCISQSSENAKICRLFLDYYTQYDTVLQYVSDTRTMTNIQSYTVDSELAVSWMKIKEEECYIPEEHFYISPFTCDAETYALPRKLFYNLITPQEFAAGLST from the coding sequence ATGCATCAAAAAACAGTTTTTAAAATTTTATCTTGTTTTCTGATCGCAGGACTTCTTCTGCTTCTTATCCTTGCCTACACTCATTTTTTGCCGCAGGCAGAGACTAAGGAAGAGGGGAATTCCATCACAATACTGACTTATAAAAATATTCCGCTTTCTACTCTGGATGGATTCCATGACCAATACCCCAATTATAAGATCAATATCGAGCGTTACCCCAAATTGAACTATCTGTCCTTTTTAGATACCAAACTCATTCAGGAAGATTCCGTAGATATCATCGAGCTTCCCACAGAGGCTTATCTTGAATTTATCCAAGAGGGCCGGCTTCTTCCGCTTACTTCTATGGATCTTTTTACCCGCATCCGTTCAGAAGCCTTAGATTATCTCCAACAGCTTACAGGAAGCAGCATGTATTTCGGAATTCCCTATCAGTCCGATTATCTGAGCATCTGGTACAATGTATCTCTGTTTGAAAAATATAATCTGGAGCCTCCTGATGATCTTGAACATTTTCTTACCGCCTGCACAGTCTTTGCGCAGGAGGGCATTTCTCCACTGGCAGCAGGCCTTTCTGACGATGAATCCGCCAATGACCTGCTCACTTTGCTCACTGCGGAGGCCTTTGCTTCCTCAGAACAGCCAGTAAGCGCGGCCAATGGTTTCTCCGGTATTGACAGCCCTTCCTATCTTCAGGCTTTCCAGACCTGTTACGACTTGCTTGGACAGGGGTACCTTCCGGAATCTTGCTTTTATATGACCGATGAGCAGGCATTTGAGGCATTCCTAAACTCTTCCTACGCAATGGCGGTCTCTCCGGAATCCAGCATCGCTATGATCAATGACTCTGTCCTTCAGCAAATTGACATTGACGTCTGCGGCTTCCACGTTTCTTCCGGCCAGATGTCAGCCCCTGTTGTAGGCAGTCCCGTGGATTCTCTTTTATGTATCAGCCAATCCAGCGAAAATGCCAAGATCTGCCGTCTGTTTTTGGATTACTATACACAATATGACACAGTTCTCCAATATGTCAGCGACACTCGGACTATGACAAATATCCAAAGTTATACCGTCGATTCCGAACTAGCCGTCTCCTGGATGAAGATCAAAGAGGAAGAATGCTATATACCAGAGGAACATTTCTATATCTCCCCGTTTACCTGTGACGCTGAGACTTACGCTCTCCCAAGGAAACTATTTTATAATCTGATAACCCCGCAGGAATTTGCTGCCGGGTTGTCCACATAA
- a CDS encoding sensor histidine kinase, with amino-acid sequence MKRFRFRNWKMQTKLFLGFLLIIVLIVLLLAYFSMTVSENSIKTQMLTSIQETTSQMSGNIDTEIQKVLDISTQVSSNETLCEILQEEKTESPDQFYQNDRTMKEILNTAFSTSFSVEDVFVCSYNGSIYTADKNKLSLTGDYDFTRTGWFEEMKATRENTKILSSYDGEAYISTGEAQKMFSIVKKIYAPGTKKELGCMIIDMNSDILGNVLQSINSNSYQQALIIDDNKKIVFHPDSDYIGTQYRGRQVSQVLSQQNGAIESPEENSYLVFSTSEITGWSVLCVVDNAYMLDSANRLRLFLAIVAVVCLAFSVYFARYISKAVSGPVARLQEQMHRVEQGDFDIEVQAESEDEIGRLTRAFDQMVKRTKRLIQNVYQSEIYQKEAELNALQAQINPHFLYNTLQTIDMMAEEEGVQEISDACQALSKIFRYSINKGKEFVQVEEEIIHIKNYMLVQKLRFGDKLEVRYEIEKDCERLYIVKLLIQPLVENAVVHGIENVLGKCKVVIRVFRKEDCLYTEVQDNGNGIGEEKLAQLNEQLEKSSGKNMIHETRRAAKGSIGLENTNARIKLYFGPEYGIKIESTEGEGTLVKVKLPAKSEV; translated from the coding sequence ATGAAAAGATTCCGGTTTCGAAATTGGAAAATGCAGACAAAATTATTTCTGGGATTTCTGCTGATCATTGTGCTGATCGTATTGCTGCTGGCTTATTTCAGTATGACCGTCAGCGAGAATTCCATCAAGACGCAAATGCTCACCTCCATTCAGGAAACGACCAGTCAAATGAGCGGGAACATTGATACGGAAATCCAAAAGGTCCTGGATATCTCCACCCAGGTAAGTTCTAATGAGACGCTTTGTGAGATCCTGCAGGAGGAAAAGACAGAGTCGCCGGACCAGTTTTATCAAAATGACAGAACAATGAAGGAAATCCTGAATACTGCCTTTTCGACTTCTTTTTCTGTAGAGGATGTGTTTGTCTGCTCTTATAATGGGAGCATTTACACAGCAGATAAGAATAAGCTGAGTCTGACAGGGGACTATGATTTTACCAGGACTGGCTGGTTTGAAGAGATGAAGGCCACCAGGGAAAACACAAAAATTCTTTCTTCCTATGATGGAGAGGCATACATCAGCACAGGAGAAGCTCAAAAGATGTTTTCTATTGTGAAAAAAATCTATGCGCCTGGGACAAAAAAGGAACTGGGCTGCATGATCATCGATATGAACAGCGATATCCTGGGGAATGTTCTGCAGAGCATCAATAGTAATAGCTACCAGCAGGCGCTGATCATTGATGACAACAAAAAGATCGTCTTCCATCCAGACTCTGATTATATCGGAACACAGTATCGCGGAAGGCAGGTAAGCCAGGTGCTTTCTCAGCAGAATGGAGCGATCGAGTCGCCGGAAGAAAACAGCTATCTGGTTTTCAGTACTTCTGAGATTACAGGCTGGAGTGTTTTGTGTGTGGTAGACAATGCCTATATGCTGGACAGCGCCAATCGTCTGCGGTTGTTTCTTGCCATTGTGGCAGTGGTCTGCCTGGCTTTTTCCGTGTATTTCGCGCGTTATATCAGCAAAGCGGTCAGCGGACCGGTCGCGCGTCTCCAGGAACAGATGCATCGGGTGGAACAAGGGGATTTCGATATCGAAGTCCAAGCGGAGAGCGAGGATGAGATCGGACGGCTGACCCGGGCTTTTGATCAGATGGTCAAGCGTACAAAGCGGCTGATCCAAAACGTATACCAGTCGGAGATCTATCAGAAAGAAGCGGAGCTTAACGCCCTGCAAGCTCAGATTAATCCTCATTTCCTTTATAATACGCTGCAGACGATTGATATGATGGCGGAGGAAGAAGGGGTACAGGAAATCAGTGATGCCTGCCAGGCTCTTTCTAAAATCTTTCGATATTCTATTAATAAGGGGAAAGAATTTGTCCAGGTAGAAGAAGAGATCATTCATATCAAAAACTATATGCTGGTCCAGAAATTGAGGTTTGGCGATAAGCTGGAAGTGCGCTACGAGATAGAGAAGGATTGTGAAAGATTATATATTGTAAAACTGTTGATCCAGCCGCTTGTAGAGAATGCGGTAGTTCATGGGATTGAAAACGTGCTTGGTAAATGTAAGGTAGTAATCCGAGTGTTCCGAAAAGAAGACTGCCTGTATACAGAAGTTCAGGATAATGGAAATGGGATCGGAGAAGAAAAATTAGCGCAGTTGAATGAACAGTTGGAGAAGAGCTCAGGGAAAAATATGATACATGAAACCAGACGGGCGGCCAAGGGAAGTATTGGTCTGGAAAATACCAATGCCAGGATCAAACTTTATTTTGGCCCTGAGTATGGGATTAAGATTGAAAGTACGGAAGGAGAAGGAACTCTTGTCAAGGTAAAACTTCCGGCAAAGAGTGAAGTATAG
- a CDS encoding fucose isomerase has protein sequence MNNKVLIGYAPTRRRIFSVEDALKYKKLIAEKLKEWDVDFIDIEDVNEEGLLRCAEDVEPVIDKFKAAKVDALFIPHCNFGSEHSCGKVARALNVPVLLWGPRDEAPEADGSRLRDTQCGLFATGKVLRRMQVPFTYIPNCRVEDEQFERGFKNFVAAANVVKEFRRGRILQIDTRPADFWTMMVNEGELLEKFGIQIFPITMVEFADKVKELEASDSKDVEKTIAYIHEHMEVCIPEESVRRVACLKVAMRYFADINQCNAIAIQCWDALQQALQVMPCCANALLTDEGLPVVCETDIHGAITAIMVQAAGMGKTPSFFVDWSVRHPENENGELLQHCGPWPLSLAKETPKLARPFAFPEHCPGSVVAEMKPGEISILRFDGDNGEYGMLMGQAKTIKGPATVGTYAWVEIPNWPKVETMIVKGPYVHHGVGIHGNVLPVIYEALNYIPGIRADFYDEEQEKATKDFYY, from the coding sequence ATGAATAACAAAGTATTGATCGGGTACGCGCCGACTAGAAGACGAATCTTCAGTGTGGAGGATGCGCTGAAGTATAAGAAGCTGATTGCTGAAAAACTGAAAGAATGGGATGTGGACTTTATCGACATCGAGGATGTCAATGAAGAGGGACTGCTGCGCTGCGCGGAGGATGTGGAGCCTGTGATCGACAAGTTTAAAGCGGCCAAGGTGGATGCGTTATTTATTCCCCATTGTAATTTCGGGTCTGAGCATAGCTGTGGGAAAGTGGCCAGAGCCTTGAATGTGCCGGTCCTTCTCTGGGGGCCGAGGGATGAAGCGCCGGAAGCGGACGGAAGCCGCTTGAGGGACACCCAGTGCGGTCTGTTCGCAACGGGCAAAGTTTTGCGCCGGATGCAGGTGCCGTTTACTTATATTCCAAACTGCCGGGTAGAGGATGAGCAGTTTGAGCGAGGATTCAAAAATTTTGTGGCCGCGGCAAATGTAGTCAAAGAATTCCGGAGAGGACGAATACTGCAGATTGATACCCGGCCTGCGGATTTCTGGACCATGATGGTCAATGAAGGAGAGCTCTTGGAGAAATTTGGCATACAGATATTCCCGATCACAATGGTAGAATTTGCTGATAAGGTAAAAGAACTAGAAGCATCAGATTCTAAGGACGTAGAGAAGACCATCGCCTATATCCATGAGCATATGGAAGTTTGTATCCCGGAAGAATCCGTGCGCCGGGTGGCGTGCCTGAAGGTGGCTATGAGGTACTTTGCGGATATAAATCAGTGCAATGCCATTGCGATCCAGTGCTGGGACGCGCTTCAGCAGGCGCTTCAGGTGATGCCTTGCTGCGCTAACGCCCTTCTGACCGATGAAGGCCTTCCGGTGGTATGTGAGACCGATATCCATGGAGCTATTACAGCGATCATGGTACAAGCAGCCGGCATGGGAAAGACGCCAAGCTTTTTCGTGGACTGGTCTGTAAGACATCCGGAGAATGAGAATGGAGAACTTTTGCAGCATTGCGGCCCTTGGCCCTTGTCCCTGGCGAAGGAAACACCGAAGCTGGCCAGACCTTTTGCCTTCCCGGAGCATTGCCCCGGATCAGTAGTGGCAGAGATGAAGCCGGGTGAGATTTCTATTCTGCGGTTTGACGGAGATAACGGAGAGTACGGAATGTTGATGGGACAGGCAAAGACGATCAAAGGGCCGGCTACGGTGGGGACTTATGCTTGGGTAGAAATCCCAAACTGGCCGAAAGTAGAGACAATGATCGTAAAAGGTCCTTATGTACATCATGGCGTGGGAATCCACGGGAACGTACTTCCGGTTATTTATGAAGCCTTGAACTATATACCGGGAATCCGGGCGGATTTCTATGATGAAGAACAAGAGAAAGCAACGAAGGACTTTTATTATTAA
- a CDS encoding response regulator produces the protein MYTALVIDDEEIIRRGIVRKLERFFPDIETAPAQENAIEALHYIQTHPVDIVFVDIRMPMLDGLEFIKRARQHCSTLQFVIVSGYTSFEYAKEAIHLGVKDYLLKPIDNQEFQGVVHRIIGELEQKESNLKNENQVKAQAEEGRFQKKNRYLTELIRVDSTMDTVELLKDLEGLDIHFPYSHFRTVVILVQNIRTVPEFEDVSGQYILQFAVCNIMNEIFMNCGCRIFAHEKKENQFIAILNTETSLASHFLLEKTKYLVEVLKNIYGMQVFAGIGGEVDCPEDICVSYTQAQESALQGLVLADQTVGIHQKRTGRNTKLQFLNEFEKNILEGYLKSQNQKGIAEFIQRLLEDCKKEGVGYANIRILCFDIYMLVVKMLQEKGLHAEWAMGMFDEMEEKIEKGVNLRDVEKFLTDNLIEVSGQFDTHKKSSGKALIEEIREYVDSHYSKDISLGSIAGKFYINASYLSQLFKKEMNIKFIDYITKIRLEKAIELLKDTSLTVNEIAEAVGYKDARYFREIFVKHMGKTPSQYRKTGES, from the coding sequence ATGTATACAGCATTAGTGATTGATGATGAAGAGATTATACGCAGGGGAATCGTACGGAAGCTGGAACGGTTTTTCCCGGATATTGAGACGGCGCCGGCACAGGAAAATGCTATCGAGGCGCTGCATTATATCCAGACACATCCAGTGGATATCGTATTTGTAGACATTCGGATGCCCATGCTGGATGGACTGGAATTTATCAAGCGGGCAAGACAGCACTGCTCCACACTTCAATTCGTTATTGTAAGCGGATATACCAGCTTTGAGTATGCAAAAGAGGCCATCCATCTGGGAGTAAAGGATTATCTTCTGAAGCCCATCGATAATCAGGAATTTCAGGGTGTAGTACATCGGATCATTGGAGAATTAGAGCAAAAAGAATCCAACTTGAAAAATGAAAACCAGGTGAAGGCCCAGGCGGAAGAGGGGAGATTTCAGAAAAAGAACCGTTATCTGACAGAGTTGATCCGGGTGGATTCCACTATGGATACAGTAGAGCTTTTAAAAGACCTGGAGGGTCTGGATATTCATTTTCCCTACTCCCATTTCCGGACGGTAGTCATTTTGGTGCAGAATATCCGGACAGTGCCGGAATTTGAAGATGTATCCGGACAATATATTCTTCAGTTCGCGGTCTGCAATATTATGAATGAGATATTTATGAACTGTGGCTGCCGGATTTTTGCTCACGAGAAGAAGGAGAACCAGTTTATCGCTATTTTAAATACCGAGACATCTCTTGCCAGTCACTTCCTTTTGGAGAAGACGAAGTATTTGGTAGAAGTTCTGAAGAATATTTATGGGATGCAGGTATTTGCCGGAATTGGAGGGGAGGTAGACTGTCCGGAAGATATCTGTGTCAGCTACACCCAGGCCCAGGAAAGCGCGCTTCAAGGCCTGGTCCTGGCAGACCAGACGGTGGGGATCCACCAGAAGAGAACAGGCAGAAACACTAAGCTCCAGTTTTTAAATGAATTTGAGAAGAATATCTTGGAAGGTTATCTGAAGTCACAGAATCAAAAAGGAATCGCTGAGTTTATCCAGAGACTTCTGGAAGATTGTAAAAAGGAAGGGGTCGGATATGCTAACATCCGCATCCTCTGTTTTGATATCTATATGTTGGTGGTCAAGATGCTGCAGGAAAAGGGGCTGCACGCGGAATGGGCTATGGGTATGTTCGATGAAATGGAAGAGAAGATCGAGAAGGGAGTAAACCTGCGGGATGTAGAGAAATTCCTGACCGACAATCTGATAGAGGTGAGCGGTCAGTTTGACACTCATAAGAAGAGCAGCGGCAAGGCGTTGATAGAAGAAATCCGCGAATATGTAGACAGTCATTACAGCAAGGACATCAGCTTGGGAAGTATTGCGGGCAAGTTCTATATTAATGCCAGTTATTTAAGTCAACTCTTCAAAAAGGAGATGAATATTAAATTTATTGACTACATTACAAAGATTCGTCTTGAAAAAGCGATCGAGCTGCTCAAAGACACGAGCCTGACTGTTAATGAGATTGCGGAGGCGGTAGGATATAAAGATGCCAGGTACTTTCGGGAGATTTTTGTCAAGCATATGGGAAAGACTCCTTCTCAGTATAGAAAGACAGGGGAAAGCTAA
- a CDS encoding SIS domain-containing protein produces the protein MEQREIIQEIRRTIQMEANAVKTLLDTVDMEKAAIVAEKIGTMKGKVVAAGCGTSAMGAKKIVHSLNCIERPAVFLTPSDAVHGGLGVLQKDDILILISKGGNTGELTQLIPACRTKGAYLIGVTEQEDSLIGQEADLCLKIKVEREPCRFNMLATASTMAVVSVFDAICIALMTYTNYTKEQFAVIHPKGAVGERLLKKEN, from the coding sequence ATGGAGCAGAGGGAAATCATTCAGGAAATAAGAAGGACTATTCAAATGGAAGCCAATGCGGTGAAAACCCTTTTGGATACCGTAGACATGGAAAAAGCCGCAATAGTGGCAGAGAAGATCGGAACAATGAAAGGAAAGGTGGTGGCCGCAGGCTGCGGTACTTCCGCAATGGGGGCAAAGAAGATTGTACACTCACTGAACTGTATCGAGCGTCCGGCAGTGTTTCTCACACCATCTGATGCAGTACATGGAGGACTTGGGGTTTTGCAGAAGGATGATATCCTGATTCTTATCAGTAAGGGAGGGAATACAGGAGAACTGACGCAGCTGATTCCAGCCTGCCGGACGAAGGGGGCTTATCTGATTGGCGTAACAGAGCAGGAGGACTCGCTGATCGGCCAAGAGGCGGATCTGTGCCTGAAGATTAAAGTGGAGCGGGAACCATGCCGTTTTAATATGCTGGCTACCGCCAGTACCATGGCAGTGGTATCTGTCTTCGATGCCATCTGTATTGCGCTTATGACGTACACCAATTATACGAAAGAGCAGTTTGCTGTGATCCATCCAAAAGGGGCGGTGGGAGAACGGCTGCTGAAGAAGGAGAACTGA
- a CDS encoding zinc-binding dehydrogenase yields MGKMMKAAVFKGIGKMEIEEKEIPQCPKGGILVKVIACGICGGDIRNFRNGLRNGATDQIMGHEIGGEVVEVSGEDTGRKVGDRVAVGPDVSCGKCYYCRKGMVNLCNDHRMLGTHFPGGFAQYIALPRFVLERGFVEPIPEGMSYDHAAFAEPVSGVLACQERAGISYGDTVVVIGDGPVGCLHMEAAKARGASLIIMLARGRIEQARKFGFEHLIYNKDPEEATRKVKELTGPGADVVICAVPNAAAQQQALELVKKRGQIIIYGGVPKNSPMTTLDSNKIHYDEIVITGSFSYPSVGIENALKAMHRRDIHTEKYLSAKVPLDRIVEGMDMVTRGEALKVLVDPWA; encoded by the coding sequence ATGGGAAAAATGATGAAGGCGGCAGTATTTAAAGGAATCGGGAAAATGGAGATTGAGGAGAAAGAGATTCCCCAATGCCCGAAAGGCGGAATTCTGGTGAAGGTGATCGCCTGTGGAATCTGTGGAGGCGACATCCGCAACTTCCGCAATGGACTGCGCAATGGAGCAACGGACCAGATTATGGGACACGAGATTGGCGGAGAAGTGGTGGAGGTATCCGGCGAAGATACCGGACGGAAGGTAGGCGACCGGGTGGCGGTTGGACCGGATGTAAGCTGCGGGAAATGCTACTACTGCAGGAAAGGCATGGTAAATCTGTGCAATGACCATCGAATGCTGGGAACACACTTTCCGGGCGGTTTTGCCCAGTATATTGCCTTGCCAAGATTTGTGCTGGAGCGGGGATTTGTGGAACCGATCCCGGAAGGGATGAGTTATGACCACGCGGCGTTTGCGGAGCCGGTATCTGGTGTGCTGGCATGCCAGGAAAGGGCGGGCATTTCTTACGGGGATACAGTGGTGGTCATCGGAGATGGACCGGTAGGCTGTCTGCATATGGAGGCGGCGAAGGCAAGAGGCGCGTCTCTTATCATTATGCTGGCAAGAGGACGGATCGAGCAGGCGCGAAAGTTTGGATTTGAGCATCTGATCTATAATAAGGATCCAGAGGAAGCAACAAGAAAGGTAAAAGAGCTGACGGGACCTGGGGCGGACGTTGTAATCTGTGCGGTGCCCAATGCGGCGGCTCAGCAGCAGGCTCTGGAATTGGTGAAAAAACGAGGACAGATCATTATCTACGGAGGGGTGCCAAAGAACAGTCCCATGACAACACTGGATTCCAATAAGATCCATTATGATGAGATCGTGATTACGGGATCCTTTTCCTATCCATCTGTCGGCATTGAGAACGCGTTAAAGGCGATGCACAGAAGGGATATCCATACGGAAAAATATTTAAGTGCCAAGGTCCCGCTGGATCGGATCGTGGAGGGAATGGACATGGTAACACGGGGAGAAGCGCTAAAGGTGCTGGTAGATCCCTGGGCATAG
- a CDS encoding NAD(P)-dependent oxidoreductase, whose amino-acid sequence MYEIDTKLEELEKAGTPIRIALIGAGQMGKDIVAQIEGMKGITCDIVVDVETEIARDAYIQARCAEEVAEAASQEEVEEALAAGKKVVATDYRIAVRASKITNVIDATGSPEMGARITMECIFQKKHIVMMNVECDITIGPLLRKMCEQAGIVYSLTAGDEPGSIIEVYRFAKALGFEVVAAGKGKNNPLDIYANPGMAEWKEKAEKREMNPRMLIEFVDGSKTMIEMCAVSNATGLRPDIRGMHGPKCNVKDLAKVFSRKDQGGILDHTGVVDFGIGDINPGVFVIVTTDNQRIIDGLVQRDMGEGPNYLLYRPYHLCSIETPITAVQAAVYGESTAYPMDHLTSECITVAKKDLKAGEILDAIGEYCYRASIELADVASEGNMLPVGLAKGARLKVDVKKDQVITYEMVELNENSVLLQLRRMQDQLLGK is encoded by the coding sequence ATGTATGAGATTGACACAAAACTGGAAGAGTTGGAGAAGGCCGGGACGCCCATCCGTATAGCGCTGATCGGCGCCGGGCAGATGGGCAAGGATATTGTGGCTCAGATTGAGGGGATGAAAGGGATTACTTGCGACATTGTGGTAGATGTGGAGACAGAGATCGCAAGAGACGCCTATATCCAAGCCAGGTGTGCGGAAGAGGTGGCGGAAGCAGCCAGTCAGGAAGAGGTGGAGGAGGCGCTTGCGGCTGGGAAAAAGGTGGTGGCCACCGACTATCGAATTGCGGTGCGCGCTTCAAAAATCACGAATGTGATCGATGCGACAGGTTCTCCGGAGATGGGCGCAAGGATTACGATGGAATGTATCTTCCAGAAAAAGCATATTGTCATGATGAATGTGGAGTGCGATATCACCATTGGGCCGCTGCTGCGTAAGATGTGCGAGCAGGCAGGAATTGTCTATTCTTTGACGGCGGGAGACGAGCCGGGATCTATCATAGAAGTATATCGGTTTGCTAAAGCTCTGGGATTTGAGGTGGTAGCCGCTGGAAAGGGAAAGAATAACCCTCTGGATATTTATGCGAATCCAGGGATGGCGGAGTGGAAGGAAAAGGCAGAAAAGCGGGAGATGAATCCTCGGATGCTGATTGAGTTCGTGGACGGCTCTAAGACGATGATCGAGATGTGCGCAGTGTCTAACGCGACTGGATTAAGGCCGGATATTCGAGGAATGCATGGGCCGAAATGTAATGTGAAGGATTTGGCGAAGGTCTTTTCCCGCAAGGATCAAGGGGGGATTCTGGACCATACGGGGGTGGTGGATTTTGGTATCGGGGATATCAATCCCGGCGTTTTTGTGATCGTGACCACAGATAACCAGCGAATCATAGACGGACTGGTACAAAGAGATATGGGAGAGGGACCAAACTATCTGCTGTACCGTCCCTATCACTTGTGTTCCATTGAGACTCCGATCACCGCGGTGCAGGCAGCAGTCTATGGGGAATCAACGGCCTACCCGATGGATCATCTGACTTCCGAATGTATCACTGTCGCGAAGAAAGATTTGAAAGCGGGGGAAATTCTGGACGCGATTGGCGAATACTGCTACCGGGCTTCTATTGAACTGGCAGATGTGGCAAGCGAGGGAAACATGCTTCCGGTAGGATTGGCCAAAGGGGCAAGACTGAAAGTGGATGTCAAAAAGGATCAGGTGATCACCTACGAAATGGTGGAGTTGAATGAGAATTCTGTCCTGCTGCAGCTGCGGCGGATGCAGGATCAGCTCCTGGGGAAATAA
- a CDS encoding MurR/RpiR family transcriptional regulator, translating into MMSEKSKLPHRIQIKIEAVYDTLKSAERRAADYLLAHPETAAQETLREISGKAGSSMATFVRLAKKLGYQGYQDLKEDCGAVYWGKTGGSGQLLEYESIKSRDDSRTVIQKVFQAAIQALEDTRDLNGMGEPFERSVRQLETAGKILVLGAGDAYITAYSACLKFSRIGLNVNCPADYDVQLLEASKLKEGDVLLLISHSGDTRTLYETAQIARERQAFLIIITNYPLSPLAKIADEVLLTAAFLKNPYNETMAKRIPQLCIVEALYISLLQKEDGPYGRCLEQANRELERNKR; encoded by the coding sequence ATGATGAGTGAGAAGAGCAAATTGCCGCATCGGATACAAATTAAGATTGAAGCTGTCTATGACACATTAAAGAGCGCTGAACGGAGAGCGGCAGACTATCTTCTGGCGCACCCAGAGACGGCGGCCCAAGAGACTTTGCGGGAAATTTCCGGGAAAGCGGGGAGCAGCATGGCAACCTTTGTGCGTTTGGCTAAGAAATTAGGCTATCAGGGTTATCAGGATCTAAAGGAAGACTGTGGAGCGGTATATTGGGGAAAGACTGGAGGAAGCGGCCAGCTTTTGGAGTATGAGTCGATCAAGAGCCGGGATGACAGTCGGACAGTGATTCAGAAAGTATTCCAGGCCGCCATTCAGGCGCTGGAGGATACCCGAGATCTGAACGGTATGGGGGAACCTTTTGAAAGGAGCGTGAGACAGCTGGAGACAGCCGGAAAGATCTTGGTGCTGGGAGCCGGCGACGCTTATATTACAGCATACTCTGCTTGTCTGAAGTTTTCCAGGATCGGACTGAATGTAAATTGTCCGGCAGACTATGATGTCCAGCTCCTGGAAGCTTCTAAGTTAAAAGAAGGGGATGTGCTTCTTTTGATTTCCCATTCAGGAGATACCCGGACGCTTTATGAAACAGCACAGATTGCCAGGGAACGGCAGGCATTTCTTATAATAATAACTAATTATCCTCTGTCGCCTCTTGCCAAGATTGCTGATGAAGTGCTTCTGACAGCGGCATTCTTAAAGAACCCCTATAATGAAACAATGGCAAAAAGGATTCCCCAGTTGTGTATTGTAGAGGCTCTCTATATCAGTTTGCTCCAGAAGGAGGATGGCCCTTATGGAAGATGTCTGGAGCAAGCCAACCGAGAATTAGAACGAAATAAACGATGA